The following are encoded together in the Candidatus Methylomirabilota bacterium genome:
- the rpsH gene encoding 30S ribosomal protein S8, whose product MVMTDPIADMLTRIRNAIMAKHTSVAIPKSKLKMRVAEILKDEGYIKAFKAVQGDKHDILHIEFKYIDEGGGQNVIRGIKRISKPGRRRYVNADEVPRVLNGLGTAILTTSRGLMADRECRRQRIGGEVMCEIW is encoded by the coding sequence ATGGTTATGACCGACCCCATTGCGGATATGCTCACTCGAATCCGAAACGCCATTATGGCCAAGCACACCTCTGTGGCCATCCCCAAGAGTAAGCTCAAGATGCGCGTCGCCGAGATTCTAAAGGATGAGGGCTACATCAAGGCTTTCAAGGCCGTCCAGGGGGACAAGCACGATATATTGCACATAGAGTTCAAGTACATCGACGAGGGCGGGGGGCAAAACGTCATCCGCGGCATCAAACGCATAAGCAAACCCGGCAGGCGCAGATACGTCAATGCCGATGAGGTACCCCGGGTTCTAAACGGCTTGGGGACGGCTATCCTCACCACCTCCCGCGGCCTCATGGCCGACCGCGAGTGTCGCCGCCAGCGGATCGGTGGCGAGGTGATGTGCGAGATCTGGTAA
- a CDS encoding type Z 30S ribosomal protein S14, translated as MAKKSLIAKARREPKFKVRRYNRCPLCGRARAFLRKFQMCRICFRMRALRGEIPGVIKASW; from the coding sequence GTGGCAAAGAAATCGCTAATTGCCAAGGCCAGGCGGGAACCCAAGTTCAAGGTCCGCCGCTACAACCGATGTCCCCTGTGCGGGAGGGCGAGGGCTTTTCTTAGGAAATTCCAGATGTGTCGCATCTGCTTCCGCATGAGGGCCCTGCGAGGCGAGATCCCTGGCGTTATCAAGGCGAGCTGGTAA